The proteins below are encoded in one region of Bifidobacterium catenulatum DSM 16992 = JCM 1194 = LMG 11043:
- the nrdF gene encoding class 1b ribonucleoside-diphosphate reductase subunit beta: MAPISVPRQRIKLIDRVSAINWNKLEDDKDLEVWDRLTGNFWLPEKVPVSNDLPVWRAMSEAEHTLTMRVFTGLTLLDTIQGTVGAVSLIPDALTPHEEAVYTNIAFMESVHAKSYSSIFSTLCSTRQIDEAFSWSEENEYLQRKARIVLDYYEGDSPLKRKVASTLLESFLFYSGFYLPMYFSAHAKLTNTADVIRLIIRDEAVHGYYIGYKYQKGLERVSEDKRGELRDYTYDLLNELYDNEVEYTRSLYEPVGLTQDVEKFLRYNGNKALMNLGYPALFPQEICDVNPSILAALSPNADENHDFFSGSGSSYVMGKSVETDDDDWDF, encoded by the coding sequence ATGGCGCCGATATCCGTACCTCGGCAGAGAATTAAGCTCATTGACCGTGTGAGTGCCATCAACTGGAACAAACTTGAGGATGACAAGGACCTTGAGGTATGGGACAGACTGACCGGCAATTTTTGGCTGCCGGAGAAAGTACCCGTCTCCAATGATCTGCCCGTTTGGCGCGCAATGAGCGAGGCCGAACATACGTTGACCATGCGCGTGTTCACCGGTCTCACCTTGCTTGACACTATCCAGGGAACCGTTGGCGCGGTCAGCCTCATACCCGATGCGCTTACCCCGCATGAGGAAGCCGTCTATACGAACATCGCGTTCATGGAATCAGTGCACGCCAAGAGCTATTCTTCGATTTTCTCCACCTTGTGTTCCACCCGACAGATTGACGAGGCGTTCTCTTGGAGCGAGGAGAACGAGTATCTGCAGAGGAAAGCACGCATCGTGCTCGACTATTACGAGGGGGATAGTCCACTCAAGCGCAAAGTGGCCTCCACGCTGCTGGAATCGTTCCTGTTCTATTCAGGCTTCTATCTACCGATGTATTTCTCCGCGCATGCCAAACTCACCAACACCGCCGACGTGATCCGTCTTATTATCCGCGACGAAGCCGTGCATGGTTATTACATCGGATACAAATATCAAAAAGGGCTTGAGCGGGTCAGCGAGGACAAACGCGGCGAACTGCGCGACTACACCTACGACCTGCTCAACGAGTTGTATGACAACGAGGTGGAGTACACGCGCAGCCTCTACGAGCCTGTCGGATTGACGCAAGATGTCGAAAAGTTCCTGCGATACAACGGCAACAAGGCGTTGATGAATCTCGGATATCCAGCGCTTTTCCCACAAGAGATCTGCGACGTGAACCCGTCGATCCTTGCCGCGTTAAGTCCGAACGCCGATGAGAACCATGACTTCTTCTCCGGTTCGGGAAGCTCGTACGTAATGGGCAAATCAGTCGAGACCGACGACGATGACTGGGATTTCTGA
- a CDS encoding excinuclease ABC subunit UvrA, translating to MHPPSAEQLSFNSAGACPTCSGTGIVRIVDRASLVPDETKSIDDGAVLPWGSLMWDLMKQVCGAMGVRTNIPFNQLTDAERDIVFNGPAVKKHILYKPKKGNDFAELDFTYFNAVYTVENALAKAKDEKGIKRVSRFLSEKPCPDCSGTRLSQQARQPQILGIDLAQATAMTLDETIRWVRSVPKSLPQEMRAMAAAICESFEDTAERLVELGLCYLSLDRAGATLSTGERQRVQLARSVRNRTTGVLYVLDEPSIGLHPANVDGLLGVMRDLVADGNSVVVVDHDTRVLAAMDHLVEMGPTAGAEGGHVIAQGAVADVMTAPGSQIAPFLRDGGKIHERARPQIDLDAMFAKGRIHLETNTVHTVHPLLVDIPRGRLTVVSGVSGSGKTTMVLETLVPALRSAADGTVFPSSIRLIDADGISKVELIDATPIGANIRSTVATYCGVHDDLRRAFAKTSDAHKKNLKPGAFSYNTGKLRCSTCDGTGTISLDVQFLPDVDVTCPDCHGTRYAQTADDIRLVCTDSVARSLPELMLLSVDEMMPLLDFLRPVRSKLSTLHELGLGYLTLGEPTPALSGGEAQRLKLASEMGRGQSGSVFVFDEPTIGLHPLDVLVLLRVFDSLVASGATVVVIEHDLDVIANADYLIDMGPGGGMAGGRIVCEGTPETVRACPDSVTGRYLRG from the coding sequence ATGCACCCACCATCCGCCGAACAGCTGTCGTTCAATTCCGCCGGCGCATGCCCGACCTGCTCCGGAACAGGCATCGTGCGAATCGTCGACCGTGCTTCCCTAGTGCCAGACGAGACCAAAAGCATCGACGACGGCGCAGTATTACCATGGGGATCGTTGATGTGGGATCTGATGAAGCAGGTGTGCGGCGCGATGGGAGTGCGCACGAACATTCCGTTCAACCAGCTGACCGACGCCGAGCGGGACATCGTGTTCAACGGCCCGGCCGTCAAGAAGCATATTCTATACAAACCGAAGAAAGGCAATGATTTCGCCGAACTTGACTTCACGTACTTCAACGCCGTATATACCGTGGAGAATGCGCTCGCCAAAGCCAAGGATGAGAAGGGTATCAAACGCGTGTCGAGATTCCTCAGCGAGAAACCATGTCCGGATTGTTCCGGTACGAGGCTTTCACAGCAGGCTCGTCAACCGCAGATTCTCGGTATTGATCTGGCACAAGCCACGGCGATGACACTTGACGAAACGATACGTTGGGTGCGTTCAGTACCTAAGTCATTGCCGCAGGAGATGCGTGCGATGGCCGCAGCCATCTGCGAATCGTTCGAAGATACGGCCGAGCGGCTCGTGGAACTCGGATTATGCTATTTGTCGCTTGACCGCGCAGGTGCGACACTGTCCACCGGCGAGCGCCAACGTGTGCAGTTGGCCCGTTCGGTGCGTAACCGCACTACAGGCGTGCTGTATGTGCTGGATGAACCGTCTATCGGATTGCATCCGGCGAATGTGGATGGACTGTTGGGCGTGATGCGCGATTTGGTGGCTGACGGCAATTCGGTGGTTGTGGTCGATCATGATACCCGTGTGCTTGCCGCGATGGATCATTTGGTGGAGATGGGTCCAACGGCCGGTGCCGAAGGTGGTCATGTGATCGCTCAGGGTGCGGTGGCGGATGTTATGACGGCACCTGGTTCTCAGATAGCTCCTTTTCTGCGTGATGGTGGCAAAATACATGAGCGGGCGCGGCCGCAGATTGACTTAGATGCGATGTTCGCCAAGGGTCGGATTCATTTGGAGACGAATACCGTGCATACGGTGCATCCGTTATTGGTGGACATTCCGCGAGGACGTCTCACTGTGGTGTCTGGCGTGTCGGGTTCCGGTAAGACGACGATGGTATTGGAGACACTGGTCCCTGCGTTGCGCTCGGCCGCTGATGGTACCGTTTTCCCGAGCTCGATTCGCCTGATTGACGCGGATGGCATTTCGAAAGTGGAACTGATCGATGCCACGCCCATTGGAGCAAACATCCGTTCGACCGTAGCGACGTATTGCGGTGTTCACGATGATCTGCGTCGTGCGTTTGCGAAGACTTCCGATGCCCATAAGAAGAATCTCAAACCTGGCGCATTCTCATACAACACGGGCAAGTTGCGCTGCTCCACTTGCGATGGAACCGGTACCATTTCGTTGGATGTGCAGTTCCTGCCCGATGTTGACGTCACGTGTCCCGATTGCCATGGGACACGGTATGCACAGACCGCCGATGACATTCGATTGGTTTGCACGGACAGCGTCGCTCGTTCACTGCCGGAATTGATGTTGCTAAGCGTCGACGAGATGATGCCTCTATTGGATTTCCTACGCCCCGTTCGATCGAAACTGTCCACACTGCATGAGCTTGGCCTGGGGTATCTGACACTTGGCGAGCCAACTCCTGCGTTATCAGGCGGCGAAGCGCAACGGCTGAAGCTGGCCAGCGAAATGGGACGCGGACAGTCCGGTTCGGTATTCGTGTTCGACGAGCCGACGATCGGGCTACACCCGTTGGATGTGCTGGTATTACTACGCGTGTTCGACTCGTTAGTGGCCTCTGGGGCGACAGTTGTAGTAATCGAACATGATCTTGATGTAATCGCGAACGCGGATTATCTCATCGACATGGGTCCGGGCGGAGGCATGGCCGGCGGTCGCATCGTATGCGAGGGAACACCGGAAACGGTCCGTGCCTGTCCTGACAGCGTCACGGGCAGATATCTGCGTGGATGA
- a CDS encoding alpha/beta hydrolase has protein sequence MKHDNDTIVRDIRIATGAITAACIASLAATAKYLFHFCIDTQWKRSVFHQSLISPERIEKLQQGEAKEAGEWFSQAKQPVTITSDDGLRLHGWLFDPDCTAPKPHLYAICMHGYTGVPEETAKWAHRYARMGFTVLVPSQRAQDLSEGRYVGMGWLERNDLLNWIDLIVSSDPDARILLYGGSMGAATVMMTTGDPRLPRNVVSAIVDSGYTSARMVFIDNLRHSSHLPKPLAAVCVDAAGLFCKHYAGYDFSEATCLQSLRHTVIPMLFIHGEQDDIVSSRFLKINYEACSSIDREKLMIPDARHMEASVVDPELYWNTVNTFIKRAFEL, from the coding sequence ATGAAGCATGACAATGACACAATCGTTCGCGACATTCGCATCGCCACGGGAGCCATAACGGCTGCCTGTATCGCATCGTTGGCTGCGACTGCGAAATACCTGTTCCATTTCTGCATCGATACGCAATGGAAACGTTCCGTTTTCCATCAATCGCTGATTTCGCCGGAACGTATCGAAAAACTTCAGCAGGGTGAGGCAAAGGAAGCAGGAGAATGGTTCTCGCAAGCCAAACAGCCTGTGACGATTACCAGCGATGATGGACTTCGACTGCATGGATGGCTGTTCGACCCGGATTGCACTGCGCCAAAACCACACCTGTACGCAATCTGCATGCATGGGTATACCGGCGTACCGGAGGAAACCGCGAAATGGGCACATCGTTACGCCCGCATGGGCTTCACCGTATTGGTTCCGTCGCAGCGTGCCCAAGACTTGAGCGAGGGACGGTACGTCGGCATGGGCTGGCTTGAACGCAATGATCTACTGAATTGGATTGACCTTATCGTGTCGAGTGACCCCGACGCCCGCATCCTGCTGTATGGCGGTTCGATGGGCGCAGCAACGGTGATGATGACGACGGGAGACCCGCGCCTGCCGCGCAATGTGGTGTCCGCGATTGTCGATAGCGGCTACACGTCTGCACGTATGGTGTTCATCGACAACCTTCGGCATTCGTCGCATCTGCCAAAACCGCTTGCCGCGGTATGCGTGGACGCCGCGGGATTGTTCTGCAAACATTATGCAGGGTACGATTTTTCGGAAGCCACCTGTCTGCAGTCGCTCAGACATACCGTCATTCCGATGCTGTTCATTCATGGCGAACAGGACGACATCGTGAGCTCACGTTTCCTCAAGATCAATTACGAAGCGTGCTCAAGCATCGATCGAGAAAAGCTCATGATTCCCGACGCACGCCATATGGAAGCATCCGTCGTGGATCCCGAACTGTATTGGAACACCGTCAACACCTTCATCAAACGCGCATTCGAATTGTGA
- a CDS encoding 50S ribosomal protein L25/general stress protein Ctc, whose product MATTITLEGAARTEFGKGAARRMRVANLIPATVYAGGEEPVFVQLPMKETTLSLRHTNALFTIKFGDETKMAVVKDVQRNPVKRIVEHVDFYEVKAGEKIDVEVPVFVEGTPKGAAVAFVDIQELKVRADVANLPEKIVVNVDGLTDGSKVFAKDVVLPEGVVLDVEDPEESVVTVEVPEDAAGEAAPVEAAPADDAE is encoded by the coding sequence ATGGCTACCACCATTACCCTCGAAGGCGCTGCCCGTACCGAGTTCGGCAAGGGCGCTGCCCGCCGCATGCGCGTTGCCAACCTTATTCCGGCCACCGTGTACGCAGGCGGCGAAGAGCCGGTCTTCGTGCAGCTGCCGATGAAGGAAACCACCCTGTCCCTGCGTCACACCAACGCTCTGTTCACCATCAAGTTCGGTGACGAGACCAAGATGGCTGTCGTCAAGGACGTTCAGCGCAACCCGGTGAAGCGCATCGTCGAGCACGTTGACTTCTACGAGGTCAAGGCCGGCGAGAAGATCGACGTCGAGGTGCCGGTGTTCGTCGAGGGCACCCCGAAGGGCGCTGCCGTCGCATTCGTCGACATCCAGGAGCTCAAGGTTCGCGCCGATGTCGCCAACCTGCCGGAGAAGATCGTGGTTAACGTTGACGGTCTGACCGACGGTTCCAAGGTCTTCGCCAAGGATGTCGTGCTGCCGGAAGGCGTTGTGCTCGACGTCGAGGATCCGGAAGAGTCCGTCGTCACCGTCGAGGTGCCGGAAGATGCTGCCGGTGAGGCTGCTCCGGTCGAAGCCGCTCCGGCTGATGACGCTGAGTGA
- a CDS encoding fluoride efflux transporter FluC, which produces MTSMTDDAWKQCTRDEVRRCGGEEHLNKHIIRLDVVAVVFLGGCIGTGLRYASSSIADVGGFHVGTFAANMVACFVYAALSAWLGSSSLLKGRAKEYVNRGFGMGMCGGLSTMSTLALEEFMMIDDHAIPGVLTYCCATFIVGFALAYAGALCGSWLAERNKDEHADKEAIR; this is translated from the coding sequence ATGACTAGCATGACTGACGATGCATGGAAACAATGCACGAGAGACGAAGTGAGACGGTGCGGAGGAGAGGAACATTTGAATAAGCATATTATTCGGCTTGATGTGGTGGCGGTGGTATTCCTTGGCGGATGCATCGGCACGGGACTGCGGTATGCGAGCTCGTCCATTGCGGACGTGGGCGGCTTCCATGTCGGTACGTTCGCGGCCAATATGGTGGCCTGCTTCGTATATGCGGCGCTTTCCGCATGGCTGGGATCTTCCAGTCTGTTGAAAGGCCGTGCAAAAGAATACGTGAATCGTGGATTCGGCATGGGCATGTGCGGAGGCCTTTCCACCATGTCCACGCTCGCATTGGAAGAATTCATGATGATTGACGATCACGCGATTCCCGGCGTCCTCACCTATTGTTGCGCAACGTTCATTGTCGGTTTTGCGCTCGCCTACGCCGGTGCCTTATGCGGTTCGTGGTTGGCGGAACGAAACAAAGACGAACATGCTGACAAGGAGGCGATCCGATGA
- the crcB gene encoding fluoride efflux transporter CrcB: protein MSAMLAIGVCACGGVGAAARYICDSYIKVLWRKTFPLSTFAINVVAGLLAGLVAGLFAANTISPDCRLLLATGFLGGFSTFSTMMNETVTLLRNGKIACFIGYALASVVVPVMAVACGYWLA, encoded by the coding sequence ATGAGCGCAATGCTTGCGATCGGCGTATGCGCATGCGGTGGCGTTGGCGCGGCCGCGCGCTATATCTGCGATTCGTATATCAAGGTATTGTGGCGCAAAACGTTCCCGCTTTCGACGTTTGCCATCAATGTTGTGGCCGGTCTGCTTGCCGGCTTGGTGGCGGGATTGTTCGCGGCGAACACCATAAGTCCTGATTGCCGCCTATTGCTTGCAACAGGATTTCTTGGCGGTTTCTCAACGTTCTCAACCATGATGAACGAGACGGTTACGCTCCTGCGCAATGGGAAAATCGCTTGTTTCATCGGCTATGCTCTGGCTTCGGTCGTCGTGCCCGTCATGGCCGTTGCGTGCGGTTACTGGCTGGCCTGA
- a CDS encoding GNAT family N-acetyltransferase: MGITYTDKKKFTKERTRQLFRSVGWVSGKYPERLHKALMGSSTVFSAWDGDRLVGLVRVLDDTEMVAYMHYVLVDPEYQGYGIAGHLVVMVKEKYCDYLYIEVMPEESKNATFYQKHGFSIMEDGVAMQIRNPGERR; this comes from the coding sequence ATGGGAATCACGTATACCGATAAAAAGAAGTTCACCAAAGAGCGGACGCGGCAACTGTTCCGATCCGTCGGATGGGTGTCAGGCAAATATCCGGAACGTTTGCACAAGGCTCTGATGGGATCGTCCACCGTGTTCAGCGCATGGGACGGCGACCGCTTGGTAGGCTTGGTGCGCGTGCTTGATGACACTGAGATGGTGGCTTACATGCATTACGTGCTGGTCGATCCGGAGTATCAGGGTTATGGCATCGCAGGCCATCTGGTGGTCATGGTCAAAGAGAAATACTGCGACTACCTTTATATTGAAGTCATGCCGGAAGAAAGCAAGAACGCTACCTTCTACCAGAAGCACGGCTTCTCAATCATGGAAGACGGCGTGGCCATGCAGATCCGCAATCCGGGAGAACGCCGTTGA
- a CDS encoding branched-chain amino acid aminotransferase, whose product MTEQNHHDPAELDKLTEKFTVLPNENPASDAKRAELIDKPAFGQVFSDNMAHMTWTKGEGWGDRRIEPYAPLKMDPGASVLHYAQECFEGLKAYRHADGSTWLFRPDANAERFQNSAKRLYLPELPIDDFIGSVAALVKRDVNWVPTRREYTLYMRPFMFASEPFLGVRAPQEVDYCVIASPSGPYFPGGVKPVSIWVEDKWFRTGPGGTGFAKCGGNYAASLLGEYTGIDHGCEQVCFVDAATKTYLEELGGMNMMVVHKDGHVETPSLTGNILPGVTRRSLIQLIQDNGHDVVETMIALDQLLEDIKSGEVTEVFACGTAAIITPIGRFKSEKFDVTVADGNSGEFTVNLRNQLLGIQLGEIEDPHNWMWKVC is encoded by the coding sequence ATGACTGAACAGAATCATCACGATCCGGCAGAGCTCGACAAGCTCACCGAGAAGTTCACCGTGCTCCCGAACGAAAACCCGGCCTCCGACGCCAAACGTGCCGAACTCATCGACAAGCCGGCATTCGGTCAGGTCTTCTCCGACAATATGGCCCACATGACTTGGACCAAGGGCGAAGGCTGGGGAGACCGCCGCATCGAGCCGTATGCGCCGCTGAAGATGGACCCGGGCGCATCCGTTCTGCACTACGCTCAGGAATGCTTCGAAGGCCTGAAGGCCTACCGTCACGCCGACGGCTCCACTTGGCTGTTCCGCCCGGATGCGAACGCCGAGCGTTTCCAGAACTCTGCCAAGCGTCTGTACCTGCCGGAACTGCCGATCGACGATTTCATCGGCTCCGTGGCCGCTCTTGTCAAGCGTGACGTGAACTGGGTTCCGACCCGCCGCGAGTACACCCTGTATATGCGTCCGTTCATGTTCGCTTCCGAGCCGTTCCTCGGTGTGCGTGCTCCGCAGGAAGTGGACTACTGCGTGATCGCGTCCCCGTCCGGCCCGTACTTCCCGGGCGGCGTGAAGCCGGTTAGCATCTGGGTTGAAGACAAGTGGTTCCGCACCGGTCCTGGCGGTACTGGCTTCGCCAAGTGCGGTGGCAACTATGCCGCATCTCTGCTGGGCGAATACACCGGCATCGACCACGGCTGCGAGCAGGTCTGCTTCGTCGACGCCGCCACCAAGACCTACCTTGAGGAGCTTGGCGGCATGAACATGATGGTCGTGCACAAGGACGGCCATGTGGAGACCCCGTCTCTGACCGGCAACATTCTGCCGGGCGTGACCCGCCGCTCCCTGATTCAGCTCATTCAGGACAACGGCCACGACGTGGTCGAAACCATGATCGCCCTGGATCAGCTGCTCGAAGACATCAAGTCCGGCGAAGTCACTGAGGTGTTCGCTTGCGGTACCGCAGCCATCATCACCCCAATCGGTCGTTTCAAGTCCGAGAAGTTCGATGTGACCGTTGCCGACGGCAACTCCGGCGAATTCACCGTGAACCTGCGCAACCAGCTGCTGGGCATCCAGCTTGGCGAGATCGAAGATCCGCACAACTGGATGTGGAAGGTCTGCTGA
- a CDS encoding trimeric intracellular cation channel family protein, producing the protein MPVALESNAFFWGIEYLATFCCGMCGGLAAVRKGYDIFAILVTTWLTALGGGIIRDLLLGISPPVGVSDKGLVIVALLASVAVAVCHPEINKLKWSMLSLDALALGLYAVNGTSKAMMYHTSGMTAVFLGMFTALGGGLIRDMLINEVPMVIRDKHWYAVPSAVGCVLTVLVCKGVDAGIVSFPAEVVLDLLIVALMVGMRLVSVIFDIQLPGALVRHNTYLPSEAIYLKRPVIHSDKDSEKRKCDKRK; encoded by the coding sequence ATGCCGGTGGCGTTGGAGAGTAATGCCTTCTTTTGGGGGATTGAATATTTGGCGACGTTCTGCTGCGGCATGTGCGGCGGACTTGCCGCCGTGCGCAAAGGCTACGACATTTTCGCGATTCTTGTCACCACATGGCTTACCGCACTGGGGGGAGGCATCATCCGTGACTTGCTGTTAGGTATTTCGCCACCAGTCGGCGTGTCAGACAAGGGTTTGGTGATCGTCGCGTTGCTCGCTTCTGTGGCTGTAGCGGTGTGCCATCCCGAAATCAATAAGCTCAAATGGTCCATGCTTTCGTTGGATGCTCTGGCATTGGGATTGTATGCAGTCAACGGTACCAGCAAAGCCATGATGTACCACACTTCAGGCATGACCGCGGTTTTTCTGGGCATGTTCACCGCGCTTGGCGGTGGGCTGATTCGAGACATGCTCATCAACGAAGTGCCGATGGTGATTCGTGACAAACATTGGTATGCGGTTCCATCCGCCGTGGGATGCGTACTGACGGTGCTTGTCTGCAAAGGCGTGGACGCTGGAATCGTCAGTTTTCCAGCCGAAGTGGTGCTTGATCTGCTGATTGTCGCATTGATGGTCGGCATGCGATTGGTATCAGTGATTTTCGACATTCAGCTTCCGGGAGCGCTGGTGCGTCATAATACATATCTGCCAAGTGAAGCGATATATTTGAAACGGCCGGTCATTCATTCTGATAAGGATTCCGAAAAACGCAAGTGTGATAAGCGCAAGTAG
- the rpsT gene encoding 30S ribosomal protein S20, giving the protein MANIKSQKKRVLTNEKAHKRNVAVKSSLKTAVRATREAIAAGDKSAAEAAYKVAAQKLDKAAGAGVIHKNQAANRKSGLAVAINAL; this is encoded by the coding sequence GTGGCAAACATCAAGTCGCAGAAGAAGCGCGTTCTCACCAACGAGAAGGCCCACAAGCGCAACGTGGCCGTGAAGTCCAGCCTGAAGACTGCCGTTCGCGCCACCCGCGAAGCTATCGCCGCCGGCGATAAGTCCGCAGCAGAAGCCGCCTACAAGGTCGCAGCTCAGAAGCTCGACAAGGCTGCTGGCGCTGGCGTAATCCACAAGAACCAGGCTGCTAACCGCAAGTCCGGTCTTGCCGTGGCCATTAACGCTCTCTGA
- the lepA gene encoding translation elongation factor 4 has protein sequence MGQQHNQPGFTDQSLIRNFCIIAHIDHGKSTVADRILQLSGIVPEREMRDRFLDRMDIEQERGITIKSQAVRVPWTFDGTEYTLGMIDTPGHVDFTYEVSRALAACEGAVLLVDATQGIEAQTLSNLYMAIDHDLAIIPVLNKIDLPSAEPDKHAEEIAGLIGCDPSEVLRVSGKTGEGVSELLDRIVADVPAPTGDPDAPARALIFDSVYDSYRGIVTYIRMVDGELRSREKLHMMGIGMTHDPIEIGVISPDMMPTKALGAGEVGYVITGAKDVSQSKVGDTITSALKPAADPLEGYRDPQPMVYAGLFPIDNAQYPELREALDKLKLNDAALIYEPETSVALGFGFRCGFLGLLHMEIVTERLSREFNLDLISTAPNVPYEVTAEDNSVYRVTNPSEFPDGKIKQIVEPMVAADIITPKEFIGAVMDLCQDHRGQMGTMEYISADRVEMHYRIPLAEIVFDFFDQLKSRTKGYASLDYHEDGEQSADLVKVDILIQGEKVDAFSAIVHKDKAYSYGVMMTKKLRELIPRQQFEIPIQAAIGSRIIARENIRALRKDVLAKCYGGDISRKRKLLEKQKAGKKRMKMLGHVEVPQEAFIAALSTGETGNDRDTKDKIRAAQKTEG, from the coding sequence GTGGGCCAGCAGCATAACCAGCCCGGTTTCACCGATCAGTCGTTGATTCGCAATTTCTGCATCATCGCGCATATCGATCACGGCAAGTCTACGGTAGCAGACCGTATTCTGCAGCTCAGCGGCATCGTGCCCGAACGTGAGATGCGTGATCGTTTTCTGGACCGCATGGATATTGAGCAGGAGCGTGGCATCACCATCAAATCGCAGGCCGTGCGCGTGCCGTGGACGTTCGACGGCACCGAATACACCCTCGGCATGATCGACACTCCAGGTCACGTCGACTTCACCTACGAGGTTTCCCGCGCACTCGCCGCATGTGAGGGTGCCGTGCTGCTTGTTGACGCGACGCAGGGCATCGAAGCGCAGACCCTGTCGAACCTGTATATGGCCATTGACCACGATCTGGCCATCATTCCTGTACTGAACAAAATAGATCTTCCCAGCGCGGAACCAGACAAGCATGCCGAAGAAATCGCAGGCCTGATTGGCTGCGATCCTTCCGAAGTGCTGCGTGTGTCCGGTAAAACCGGCGAAGGCGTGTCCGAACTGCTTGATCGTATCGTTGCCGACGTTCCGGCGCCGACTGGAGATCCGGATGCACCCGCACGTGCGTTGATCTTCGATTCCGTCTACGACTCTTACCGCGGTATCGTCACCTACATTCGTATGGTCGATGGCGAGCTACGTTCCCGTGAGAAACTGCACATGATGGGTATCGGCATGACCCATGATCCGATTGAAATCGGCGTGATCAGTCCAGACATGATGCCTACGAAGGCGCTTGGCGCGGGCGAAGTCGGCTATGTGATCACCGGCGCGAAGGATGTCAGCCAGTCCAAAGTGGGCGACACCATCACGTCTGCGCTCAAGCCCGCAGCCGATCCGCTCGAAGGCTACCGTGACCCACAGCCCATGGTCTACGCGGGTCTGTTCCCGATCGACAACGCACAGTATCCGGAACTCCGTGAGGCGCTCGATAAGCTCAAGCTCAACGATGCGGCCCTGATTTATGAGCCGGAAACGTCTGTGGCGCTAGGCTTTGGCTTCCGCTGCGGCTTCCTTGGCCTGCTGCATATGGAGATCGTGACCGAACGACTGAGCCGCGAATTCAATCTTGATCTGATCTCCACCGCGCCGAACGTGCCGTACGAGGTCACTGCGGAAGACAATTCCGTGTATCGTGTGACTAATCCGAGTGAATTCCCCGACGGCAAGATCAAGCAGATCGTCGAACCGATGGTTGCCGCCGACATCATCACTCCGAAGGAATTCATCGGCGCCGTCATGGACTTGTGCCAGGACCATCGTGGCCAAATGGGCACCATGGAGTACATTTCCGCCGACCGTGTGGAAATGCATTATCGTATTCCATTGGCCGAAATCGTGTTCGACTTCTTCGACCAGTTGAAGAGCCGAACCAAGGGTTACGCGTCGCTTGACTACCATGAGGACGGCGAACAGTCCGCCGATCTGGTGAAGGTTGACATTCTCATTCAGGGTGAGAAGGTCGATGCGTTCAGCGCCATCGTGCATAAGGATAAGGCGTATTCCTACGGTGTGATGATGACGAAGAAGCTGCGTGAGCTCATTCCTCGCCAGCAGTTCGAAATCCCGATTCAGGCCGCCATCGGTTCCCGCATCATCGCACGCGAGAACATTCGCGCCTTGCGCAAGGACGTGCTTGCTAAGTGTTATGGCGGCGACATTTCCCGTAAGCGCAAGCTGCTCGAAAAGCAGAAGGCCGGCAAGAAGCGCATGAAGATGCTCGGCCATGTCGAGGTACCGCAGGAGGCGTTCATCGCCGCATTGTCGACCGGAGAGACCGGCAATGACCGTGACACCAAAGACAAGATTCGTGCGGCTCAGAAGACCGAAGGCTGA